One Enterococcus silesiacus genomic window carries:
- a CDS encoding GNAT family acetyltransferase: protein MFIKDSTTNISLRSIETKDIFDLWKIAYDEDLEWMKWNGPYFNDPVLTFEELKKIAEKYYLDNPYRAVIVYEDKIVGQVSAFWEDGELKQWLEFGILLYDQNTWSKGIGSKVIELWITHLFEITPYIQRLGFTTWSGNKGMIKVGEKIGMTKEAQIRNVRYYQQRYYDSIKYGVLRDEWQLIHEV from the coding sequence ATGTTTATAAAAGATAGTACGACTAATATTAGCTTAAGAAGTATAGAAACTAAGGATATTTTTGATTTATGGAAGATTGCGTATGATGAAGATTTAGAATGGATGAAGTGGAATGGCCCGTACTTTAATGATCCAGTTCTTACATTTGAGGAATTAAAGAAAATAGCTGAAAAATACTATTTGGATAATCCTTATCGGGCAGTCATCGTTTATGAAGATAAAATCGTTGGACAGGTTTCTGCTTTTTGGGAAGACGGAGAATTGAAACAGTGGTTAGAGTTTGGTATTTTGCTCTATGATCAAAATACTTGGAGTAAAGGGATTGGTTCTAAAGTCATTGAATTATGGATTACCCATTTATTTGAGATCACTCCTTATATTCAAAGACTTGGTTTTACTACATGGTCTGGAAATAAAGGTATGATAAAAGTTGGGGAAAAAATAGGGATGACGAAAGAGGCACAAATTAGAAACGTAAGATACTATCAACAAAGGTATTATGACTCGATAAAATATGGAGTGCTACGTGATGAATGGCAGTTAATACATGAGGTATGA